From the genome of Nitrospira lenta, one region includes:
- the coaD gene encoding pantetheine-phosphate adenylyltransferase yields MKIGIYPGTFDPITHGHTDIITRSLRVFDKVVVAVAPNPAKHPLFNLTERLEMVTLVMKDLTQVDVTAFEGLLVDYVARSGAHAIIRGLRAISDFEHEFQMALINRKLAKNVETVFLMPSEEYSYLSSTIIKDVAQHGGPLTEFLHPDVARRLEERIRSLKQ; encoded by the coding sequence ATGAAAATCGGTATATATCCCGGTACCTTTGACCCGATTACACATGGTCATACCGATATCATTACACGCAGCCTGCGCGTCTTCGACAAGGTCGTCGTGGCCGTCGCACCGAATCCCGCCAAGCATCCGCTCTTTAATTTGACTGAGCGGTTGGAGATGGTGACGCTGGTCATGAAGGATCTGACCCAAGTCGACGTGACCGCCTTCGAAGGCCTCCTCGTCGACTATGTCGCGCGGTCTGGCGCCCATGCCATTATTCGAGGGCTACGCGCTATTTCAGACTTTGAGCACGAATTTCAGATGGCCCTCATCAACCGAAAACTGGCCAAGAACGTGGAGACCGTGTTTCTCATGCCCAGCGAAGAATACTCCTATCTCTCGTCCACCATCATTAAAGATGTGGCCCAGCACGGAGGTCCGTTAACGGAATTCCTGCATCCCGACGTGGCTCGACGTCTTGAAGAACGAATCCGGAGTCTCAAACAATGA